One Mercurialis annua linkage group LG3, ddMerAnnu1.2, whole genome shotgun sequence DNA window includes the following coding sequences:
- the LOC126673129 gene encoding uncharacterized protein LOC126673129 — MELEKVKRYLEKGDYDDQNKNKNKSAIEGMPLRFFERFIMQGIHVDLVERGRLLCSMKVPPRLLNSGNFLHGGATATLVDLVGSAVIFTVGAPFTGVSVEINVSYLDAAYLDCYVSGV; from the exons ATGGAGTTAGAGAAAGTGAAGAGATACCTGGAGAAAGGAGATTATGATGATCAgaacaagaacaagaacaaaTCCGCCATTGAAGGAATGCCTCTCAGGTTCTTCGAACGCTTTATAATGCAAGGCATTCACGTTGACCTCGTTGAACGCGGCCGTCTTCTTTGCTCCATGAAAGTCCCTCCTCGTCTTCTG AACTCTGGGAATTTCTTGCACGGCGGAGCTACAGCTACGCTGGTGGACTTGGTGGGTTCAGCTGTCATATTCACAGTCGGAGCTCCTTTCACCGGAGTTTCTGTTGAGATCAACGTTTCCTATTTGGATGCTGCTTATCTTGAC tgttaTGTTTCAGGTGTATAG